In Candida orthopsilosis Co 90-125, chromosome 4 draft sequence, the genomic stretch TAGGGGTAGGGTAGATGTACTCATTTTCCAGCTCTTTAATAACAACCCTACGTTTGGATTTCTCATTACAGTGAACACAATTACAACTTGTCTTGGCTTCATCCACAGACGACTCATTTTCCACTTTTTCCTTTGCCCAAATGTCATGGTCGTCTTGAAACAAGTCAGTTAAACGATGGGATACGTCTTCATTCTTGACTCTTTGGGTAAATGATTTCACCCGTTTATTCATCTTGCGATGTTTTCTATGCATTTTTTTAGGTTGGGCCAAAATAGTGGAATTGTATGATCTAATACTACCATAATCATTGATTCCACTTTCctcttgttgttggtggtgtcTTTCAGAACCTGGTTGAGCAAAATAAGACTTGTTATTCAACTGAAAGTCAAACATTGAGGAACTTGCTGGGTGGAAAAATGAATTGCGTctaaaattgttgagaaaTGAATACTGATTTGAAGTTTGTCTCAAAGCAGTAACTTGTTTATCAGAAGGTTGTTCAAGCTTGccatcaattgaagcaGTGTCGTCACCCAACTCGATCAATTTCTCTTCTCCCATTTCATAATTGTTCATTTCTTGAGAAACCTCCTTCTCTAACATAGTTAATTTCTCTTCTAAAGTTGGCGAAGGTTCCATGTAACATTCCAAGACGTCCATTATAACAGTTGCATAATCATGAAATGTATCACCTTCAGATAAAGTCTCCTGGGtggttttcaaattcactTTTGGTGGGGAAACTGAAACAGGTAAAGTTGCAGATGCAGAAAAGATTCTGcgatggtgatgatgacggtggtggtgatggtgatgattgTGTTGGCAATTTGGATTGTGTGTGTCCCCTGAATGATATGTCTCACTGGCAAAATGAAGTGTCTGAGGAAGTTGCAAAGTAGTCATATCTTCTTGGGTTGTTGCAAGATGGGGCCCTTGTTCAATGTAAGCTGAGTAATGTAGTTAAGTACGATTGTCCCTGTAGCAAGCACTGATGTGATAATTTGCAGTGTAAGAAGCAGGCGTAAATGTGGTTTAAATTTCTCGATATGCCAAAAGCCAAAAGTGCACGCAGATATCCGCACTTTTTAAACgatcaatttttgcaaccatcaattttcaacatagaaaaataaaagtaAACAAAACTCACTTTATTGAAACTATAATCTAACCCAAGAACTAAGcacaaaaaaacaataaataGAAGCAAGaatcaaacaaacaaacttAAGCCCAAACATCATCAGGATGTTTTTTCAGCATCAATATCACTTGACACCTTTTAACTCATTTGAACTTGTGCACCATCCATAAGGCACATAGTCAAGTGAATCAACTTCCTGCATGGTTCCGGCCCATCATATTTACTTGCCAAGTTGGGAAACATTTGAGCCAAACGTACAATAACATACGAGGCTTCAGTTAAGGCAAATTGTTGTCCCAAACAAATACGTGGACCTCCGTTGAAAGGTAAATAGGCCCATCCCAATTTTGGGGCATTTTCCCAACGCTCAGGCTTAAACTCAAAGGAGTCTTTTCCATAAAATGTTTCCAATCTCTGTGTCATGTATGGCGAGTAAGCAACGGCAGttccttttccaatatAAACAGGAGAAGTTCCATCAGGACCACCACCTACAGGTAAAGTGGTGTCTTTGTTTGCGACTCTGAAATTGACAGGAACGGAGGGGTACATTCTTAAAACTTCATTCAAAACCCATTTGAGGTAAGTACATTGCTTCAAAGTCTCAAAAGTAATATTTCCGACATCACTGTCTTCACCTGATCCAAAGTGATGATAAATCTCCTCCTTCAATTTATTCCACACATCTTGGTGTCTGGCTAATTCAAAGAAGGTAAATGATAAAAGACCAGCAGTTGTATCTCTACCAGCAACCATGATGTTTAGCAATTGATCTTGTAAAACTTTAGGATCTCTCGTATGTCTAACTAATTCGTAAAGAAATGTATATCCATGTTTCTCGCCCCTttgatccaattcttcCGGAGTTAAGCTCAATGCTTTGTTGACGAATGTTTTGGCAAACTTGTGAACaatctttgaatttttccaaaatgaagGTGGGTTGTAAAGAAAGTAAGCAGCTTGCAAATAGGTTCTGACACCTAATGCTATTTGAGCATTATTAAAAGCCTCTGCAAAATCTGCAACGTCAGGGTCACATTGCcttccaattgattcatcatATAACGAATGGACTGACTCACCAAACAAAAACTCAGTACTGGCATCAACAGTCAATCTGAAGAATAATTCTTGAAGATCAAATGTTTGACCCTTGTGTTTTCTAATGTGTTCAGCAAGTACTTGTACATGAGGTTCCAACATTTTAACATGTGAAATCTGTTCTCTCGCGAATTGTGGACGCAACATTTGTCTTGACTCTTTCCATCCTTGGTTATCCAATGTGAAGATACCATCTCCCAACAAAGGTTTAAATTGTGGGTGTCTCGTACCTAAGGAAAAGTCATTAAACTGGGTAGCCAAGATAGCCTTCATGTTTTCGGGTTCACCAGAAACAACGACTCGAACTCCAAACAAGTAAGCAGTGAAAGTCAATCTTCTACCGTATTTCTCATACAATTCTAaagcaaaatcaagaatCTGACCATTTGACTTGTATTTTTGTAAAACGTAGGCTAATATCAAGCCAAAAGGGCCCCCATCGGGAAACACATACGCTTCTTTGCATCCGTGTTttttaatgaaaatttctttcttgaCCTTAGCGATGGTTGCATATATTAAGACAGCCACTATACCAACACCATACCATGTGAACAAGTGGACGGTGACAAATgatgttgtggttgataaatcaaatccCATGTTGAAGTAGACTCTATATTATATCACGTGATTATATGAAAGTGTATTCTGTAAATGTGGGGTAAAGGTGAGCAATTGACAATCGGAGTTTTACTTTATCTGTAAAAGGTTGATATTAATAAAAGCCTATAAAGGTACGAGAAAGAATCAAGTAACAAGAACTTCAAAGAGAGGATATATGGAGCTCTTTAtatattttgcaaaaaatggggaaaagaagatttaGAGTGAACACAAATTATTGTATGGGATTCTCTAACAGACGATAGCTTTTATTCGGACTTTCATTCTCTAAAAAGCAAACTGcacacaaacaaaacaataaaacacTCACTCACTCACTCACCCATACTCACACTCACTCACACACTCGCCATATGCCATTATGagtaaaaaataaaaaattattaTTTAACCCCTCagtttattgtttattgtttattattttggaaataatCGGACTTTAAAAGTTTAAAGGGTTATGAGTGTCGTGTACTTATGTACAAACCTTTTATAATAATAGACAAATGTCACAATATAAAATCTATAAAACTAAATTAAAATAACAGACAATCCCATAGAGTAATGGCCAATTTAATTACGTCGAAACTTTAAATTTGCTTGTGACTTTTTattctttctctttgatTGTTCAGCTTGAAATCTTTTAACGTTCAACTGTAATCGTCAAAGTATGTTTTATTGTGTAAAACTGTCTTTGTAATTGTACTATAGAGTTGATAAGCAAAGGACACTTTTTAGTTCATCTTACGTCAGTACGATGCGTTAATACTTGATCCAGAAACGCTGGTACAATTTTGCGACAAGCCCCATCTTATATACTTTTCCCAAGATTTGATGGAACTTTCATGAGATGAGAGTCACGCTTTATTTTAACGTATGAGACGACGGAAGGGTTGTTCTGACTTTATATCCGCTCCGCTAAACCCCCCTCTAGGCTTCCCCCGCCCACTCGAGAAAAATAACACGTTCAATGTAAAAGGATTAATTATCACAAGCGTTTGTTTACCAATTGAGTCAAGAATATGTTTCTTCGAAAAAAAAGGTTGCTCGAAATCCCTCTATCCCTTTCGTTCAACTAAACTGGGTTGATTAAGCTTTCCATTGTCTGGGGTATCAAAGTATTTCATTTGTATCCCATCATGTTTCAGGCTAGAGACACAATTCtctttatcaatttcacaTGCAATGGTTAATTTTGTGTTACCTCCATATTATTTATGCAAAGTTGGACTTTGTGTAGAGAGCTAAATATAAACCTCCACCAGtataaattttgcaaaagtttATACACAACCTTCCAAACTATAAAACTGTACGATACTGGAGATAAATAAGGGATTCCAATAGATTTTTGTGAGCTAAGAGATGAGAAATTCTCTTTAATCGAAGCATGTTCCGTCTCAAcgattatcaaattgagcTGCAATTCAAGTCGGAAAGTGGAATTTTGCGGAGCTTTTGAATGGTTTTGTGGTATTTAGTTTTATGCAACACTTTTTAATTTaccattgatgatttgtgTTGTATACACACCTAGAATCGCCGGAGTAGACGACGGTTCCACATTGCGGTGTTCTTCTGCATAAAATGAGAACAAGAATAAAAGTACTACATTCATTTTGCTCTTTGTGTCAACATGAAACTTATGAGAAAAAAGTATTGTATAACAATAATTGCTGCAATTATCATTTGCTAAAGGCCCATTTCGTACGCTTATACACAGGGACTTAGTAATCAATTTAACACAATTATACTCTCACGTATGTTGTTCCCAGTTATACTTTCTGTGTGAAAATTGACTTTGGGCCTTTACAACATTACAAACTCATCTCTCTTTAGGTTCTTTTGGTCTCTAAGTACATACCCTACCAAGCAACTGCAACATTGTGTTGGAGGAGGTAGTACGTCTAGAGTATTGGCTATAACCAAAGTGTACAGATTTTCATTTTGCATGTGAAATTCAACTTGATATTCCGCAGTCCATCAAgtaaccaacaacaaacaatatGTCATAAGACATAGCATTTGGCGATGATTAGTAATCGATCATTGAGCCTCCTTCAACACAACATCGACCTCTATCATTAATATTCACATGCTAAAAAACTACCCTCGTGTACGTTTATCATTACTGGGAAAGCGCATTACCGGCTTCGTAATTAAACACGCGAAACAAATTGCAACTAattctttattgttttatACCCTTTAACATCCCAACGATGTTCATTTGTAGCTACGGGGAACTCGATTAGTAGATTTTCCCGATTAGATTATTGCGATCTTCTCTAAATTATTAAATTTTCACATGAAAGCTATAACCATTTAaataatcaattggattGTGCAATTTTGTGCGATCCAGAATTTCTCCAGAACTTTACTGCATCTAGATGTACCTTCCTTTGTCCTGCGGAAAGTACCGGATAACATGTCTCGGAAAAAGCATGTAGTTTCGAGGTGACGCTCTAACAAGAAAAGGCATCCTGcacatttcaaaagtatGTTTCATGAAATAGCTAGTGAATTGCTTGGAGTTCATATCCTGACCAAAAGAAGTTTTTAATAATCACACCCTTACTTAGTTTAATGTTATTGGCTCccaattttgcaaactGTTAGCAATTCTTCTTGAAGTTTTATCATTCTTTTCCATGTCATATTGTCGTCCCTGCAATAGAGACTGCTTCAAAAACTGAGAGATCTCTTGCGAACTTTGAtcaatcatcttcaatacAACCTGgtttatcaatttattcaaatcgttgttttttgaaaattcaattATACTTTGACTCAATTGTCGGTATATATGCGCATGTacttcatccaattcacCATTATCTTCACCTACTAATCCTGCgtcaaatttggttgcGATTTTAGTCAAAATACTCACAGGATCGTAAAAAGGGTTTGTAGATTCATCCGATTGTTCAATCAAGATCTTGAGAAACTTGGGTTTATCCAACGACTGATTAATCAAAGAGTTCCAGGTATCTTTATCATTCAACCTCTTGGCAAATTCAATCGCCATTTGTGGATCGTCTAGCTTATTAATCACCAAGTTCAACGCTTGCTTATTTTCTCCAATCTTGCCcaacaaataaatcaactcttgataaaaattgttttgctGGCAAATTTCGATGGCCCCGTCAACATCATAAGTGCTTTGGGTCGCATCgttttcatcattggcCATGAGAAACGGAAGTAAGTCCCGACGTGAGTAGTTTGAGTACAACTCAATAAGCTCGTCCCCGTAATCTCTCACCAATAGCTTATCGATAGCTTGTAGTCGGGTTAagtaaaagaaattgataaatgacAAATGCGGATGGgatttaaacaattcaacGATATCATGGGATGGAATTTCGAGGCGGTGATCTACCAATATATCAATCGTTGGTGATAGTTTCTCTCCAAGTGTATCTATTGGCCATTTTGAAATGGCATCAGGGTTATCAAATTGTAATTCGATGAATGTGGGTAATTGAggtacaaaatttttcaaaatatgaTTCCTTGACAAGTACTCAACAATGTTTTTGTCCTTTAATTTCACAAGATGAGGTACTGCCTTGAGTGGTTGGAGCTTTTTATCGTAAAGCTTAACAAGTGTTCCTTCAACTAAGCTATAGCGTTCACCATTATTGTCTCCCAAACCTGATTCCCGCTTTTTTAACTCAGACTCAACTGTCGCAACTTCATATAACTCGATAGGCCATttacaaatcaattcataCGCCTTTCGTGGTTCATTTGCTAtccaataaatcaatatctTTGTGAACAATTCCGCGGGCAATGTCGAAACACTTGGTATAACATTACTCAATATGTCAATGTGTCcactgttgatgaaaatatgTGCCCATGTTTGCCATTGACTGATGATCTCACTTCGCATTTCATCTTTGGGATGGAGTCCAGAATCAATTGCAACCGCGTCTTCATCGGGGCTGCTTGTTTGTTCATCCACTGTTGTTTCCTCTTTTAACGGTAACAAAGACCTCAAAAAATCAGCAGCTTTCACCCACTCATCCACTTTTACCAACAGGTCAACGTACTGGACACCAAAGCTCATTCGTTTCACGGGAGACACTATGTGTTCACTCACCTCGTAGGCTCGTAAATAATCCtccttcatcaaataccaCTGTAACCTATCATGTAACTGGTATTCTTGTGCAACAACTCCATCTTTGGCACTGATAATAAAATACTTTGGCACTTGATCAATGTGAGACCCCAATGtaaaatcattcaatccCAAATTTTGGATATTCTTTAAAGCTAGCTCCTCTTCAAACTCCACCTCTCCTGTTGTAgagttgatcaatttcaaatcaggATTATTATCTGTTGCTTTTCCTCCATTTGCTTCGCCAAATGGCTTTCGTACTGGTGGCTCATAAGTAAGGACTATCCACAAATCATCTTTGTAGCTTGCAATCCCGCAAATCAAGTCGTCTAGTTTAAAAATATGCTCTACTTCtaccttcttttcttggGTGGCTCGAAAGGAAATAGAAGCAGTGGATGGTAAAATCCTGCTCATCCCTGATGAAAGTACTGGCACTGAATCTTGATCCTTTATGTCCAGTGTTGACCCGTCCTTCAATGATATTCGCAAAGACCATATGTAATTACTCCATGCAATAATTAATCTATCAGAGTCAGGTTGCGCTACCCTCGGCCAATATAAGTCATTTCTTGGGCTATCACTTGGTTTCTCCAATACTTTGATCAACGCTCTATTACTCAAATGAAACACATTGATTCCCTTGTCATTCATCCAAATGACCAAGTCACCAACGATTGTCAAACCGACAATGGCTCCattattttgatcaataatATAATCTGCCTTCTTACCTAGCCAGTTTTTTCTTGAATAGATGACTTTACCGCTCATTCCACCACTGATGAAACTCCTCTTTGATGCATAATTATTATCGAGTACTACTACATGCACAGGTCTTTGAAAATCATACGCAATGatatctttttcatcatcaatggaaCCTATGACAACAGTCCCGTCCATGGAAGCGGATGCAAAAAACTGTCCATCTGTGTATGTGCTCAAAACAGATGCTCGATGAGCTTTGAATGTACGGACAGCAGTGAAGTTGTTTGTGCATATGTGAATAAAACCAGAATGGGTAGCAAATATAAAATATTTATCATGGAAGAAGCATGAAGATACAGGATCCTTGGTAAAGAAGTTACTCGGTAGTTGGTTGATACGTGAGTACTTAAGTTTTGGTGGttcatcttcttcgtcCTCGTCCTGTTCTTGTTCGACATCAGAGCTTccctcttcatcattatcaattaCTTTATTTTGAGCATTCGACTCTTCGGCTTCAATTTCGTCTAGGTCCTCTTTGCCCTTTGTATCCGACTTGTTCTGACTTTGTTGTGGACTAGATGATGAATAATTTCCTTCTTCGTTTACAACTGGACTGCCAAAATCCACATTTGTATCATTTTCGTGTGCAATGTCCTCCTCTTGTGCATCATGCCATTTACCCTTGTGATCCTCTTGGTGTATATCAACTATACCTATAGCTGCCAAATTCTTATCACCACCATTTTTCTGTGtcttgtttttctttttactGGCCATTATATCCCAATGATCATTGTTTGGAGTATGTCTTctgttgataaattcaaaCTTGGATTCTTTAAAATGCGGCTTCAATcgaaaaaaattgatgattcttGCAAACAGTCCAATTCCCATCGtcttcaacaacttatACCACCATGTTAGTCGCTAGTAAAGGTGTCCTTGTGAAATGTGATCCATCAATAAAGGCActcattattcaaattgactCAGTTACCCCAGGCATTGTGCTAGAAGAATTGGACGACACACATTTATTAATACAACAAGATAAAGTAGATACAGTCAAAAATGAGTTAAACAAGATGTTGTCGAAAAATATCTACAATCCGTTTGAGGAAGAGTAAGAGTGTTTatgtattgaaaatgctATTTTATTTTGCTGAGGTAGGAGATGGcgatttgttgataatatgAGCTTGTTCCTCATATTCATGGGGTTgatcatttgaattcaagTTATTTGAAGTCATTTCCAATACATTGGGAGTATTTCCGAGTCCCTCTGCGTCTGTATCGTCCAATTCAAGATTTGCTAATATTTCCTCGTTGAATTTTGGTGCATCATGTTGCTCATCTTCATATAATTGATTAACAGTGTCGCCAATGAATCCAGATAAGGCATCCAATTCCATAAAATCAAGCACTCCATCATCTTGCAGCTGCCAAGTTTGTACGTTaacatttttcaagaattcTTCATAGgtcatcaatatcaaatccgATAAACTGTTCATCAAAAAGTGGGTGACAGCGGgatcattgatgatggattTTATATCATTGTATAGATTGGGGATTttaatgatgatattgtCTTTGAATTGTGATAGTGACTTATTGTTAATTgtattttctttgttttgaagaattggtgCACAGATATCATTTGAGCAGTAAGTTAGAAACTCGCTAACCGCAGCATTGAgctcaacttcaatttcataattTGCATCAATCATATTGTTAATTACTTTGGGGACAGTCTTTTTGGCAATCTCAAAGAAGCCTTCATGTCTATGTTCCGTACTTCTCCTTCTCAATAAGTTCCAAATGTCAGATATTCCACTAGTAAAATCTATCGTATAATCATTTCTTGTAAAATGGatgtcaaaatttttgatttggttaCGTAAAATTATTAAATTGTGAAGGTATGACAATTTTCCCTCGATAACACCTAGATGAGCTATAATTAACTTTGAATACTCCCCCTTTAACAAAACGATACATGCATGAACAATATAATGAGCTATATCGTCAAACACAGCAGAGTTGATTAGCTCATATATATTGGATAATATTGTCATTGCCTTCGCTAAAGGAAGGTACACGCCAGGAAATAAATTCTCTTCGTAATCAACATCTAATGGATTGATAAATTTAATCTTGGATTGTTTTTTATAgccaattttcaaatccattGCACTGGGTTTgtacttcatcaactttgtATCGATGTAATTTTGAATTCTAAATATTAAACGGTGTTGGGCATCGTCCAATAAAGGCTGGAATAAGACGCCATATTTTAACGTGTCCAGTTGTACAATGCCAAAGTAACTCTGTGAATCGACCAAGCTGCCGTTGGGGTCATCTAAATCCTCAAACTCGTAGTATTTTTGTAGTAAAGTTGTCAATTGGCATAATGAACTAATGTTGACCTCTTTGAGCACCCATAGACGTATACCATCGTATAATGGATCAAGCACATTCTTCAAAAACGTGTAAAATTCTCCCCAGATCATcgatttcaattcatcctCGTAGAATGATGGGTTGAAGaacttgataaacaaagaaaacTCTTTTTCGatgattttcttgaaataaGATATCTGATCTTGACACATTTGGACCAAGTCTGTCTTTAGAAGTTTTGTGTATAGGTcaccaattgttgaagtcTTGTCTATATATTGCTTCAAGAGCCTTGCtcgaatttgaaaataagtAGCAAGTACATCATTAATCAATCCATTATACTCATCATGCTTTGTGCTTCGCTTGAACAACTCTTCAGCGAGCTCATGAAAGACTTCTTCGCTATGTTTCAAGTAATTATTGAACTCATTGTATATTAACAAGTCTATCGTTACCACTTGCTTTGAGTCATCTGAGGTTTGCTTCAATTTTACATTTACTGATTCGTTCACACTCCTCAACTCGTTTCTCAAGTAGTTTCTGATCAAAGTCAAGGCTCTGGTCATACATTGGCGAAATCTACTCTTGTACAACTCACAATCCCTAAACTCGGGATGCATCTCCATAAAATCCAATGAATCATCTaagctcaacaaaatgtcattgatgaaataaGAACGTCTATTGGTTAGCAAATGACTACCAGACTTCGATAAACTT encodes the following:
- a CDS encoding Vps41 protein (protein similar to S. cerevisiae Vps41p, which involved in vacuole organization and biogenesis); this translates as MGIGSFARIINFFRLKPHFKESKFEFINRRHTPNNDHWDIMASKKKNKTQKNGGDKNLAAIGIVDIHQEDHKGKWHDAQEEDIAHENDTNVDFGSPVVNEEGNYSSSSPQQSQNKSDTKGKEDLDEIEAEESNAQNKVIDNDEEGSSDVEQEQDEDEEDEPPKLKYSRINQLPSNFFTKDPVSSCFFHDKYFIFATHSGFIHICTNNFTAVRTFKAHRASVLSTYTDGQFFASASMDGTVVIGSIDDEKDIIAYDFQRPVHVVVLDNNYASKRSFISGGMSGKVIYSRKNWLGKKADYIIDQNNGAIVGLTIVGDLVIWMNDKGINVFHLSNRALIKVLEKPSDSPRNDLYWPRVAQPDSDRLIIAWSNYIWSLRISLKDGSTSDIKDQDSVPVLSSGMSRILPSTASISFRATQEKKVEVEHIFKLDDLICGIASYKDDLWIVLTYEPPVRKPFGEANGGKATDNNPDLKLINSTTGEVEFEEELALKNIQNLGLNDFTLGSHIDQVPKYFIISAKDGVVAQEYQLHDRLQWYLMKEDYLRAYEVSEHIVSPVKRMSFGVQYVDSLVKVDEWVKAADFLRSLLPLKEETTVDEQTSSPDEDAVAIDSGLHPKDEMRSEIISQWQTWAHIFINSGHIDILSNVIPSVSTLPAELFTKILIYWIANEPRKAYELICKWPIELYEVATVESELKKRESGLGDNNGERYSLVEGTLVKLYDKKLQPLKAVPHLVKLKDKNIVEYLSRNHILKNFVPQLPTFIELQFDNPDAISKWPIDTLGEKLSPTIDILVDHRLEIPSHDIVELFKSHPHLSFINFFYLTRLQAIDKLLVRDYGDELIELYSNYSRRDLLPFLMANDENDATQSTYDVDGAIEICQQNNFYQELIYLLGKIGENKQALNLVINKLDDPQMAIEFAKRLNDKDTWNSLINQSLDKPKFLKILIEQSDESTNPFYDPVSILTKIATKFDAGLVGEDNGELDEVHAHIYRQLSQSIIEFSKNNDLNKLINQVVLKMIDQSSQEISQFLKQSLLQGRQYDMEKNDKTSRRIANSLQNWEPITLN
- a CDS encoding Tfb5 protein (S. cerevisiae homolog TFB5 has role in general transcription from RNA polymerase II promoter, phosphorylation of RNA polymerase II C-terminal domain, nucleotide-excision repair); its protein translation is MLVASKGVLVKCDPSIKALIIQIDSVTPGIVLEELDDTHLLIQQDKVDTVKNELNKMLSKNIYNPFEEE
- a CDS encoding Sec34 protein (S. cerevisiae homolog COG3 has role in vesicle recycling within Golgi, ER Golgi vesicle-mediated), whose protein sequence is MPRARSKSTVSQIASDVHVTNNGLIPLHEKIIPRATTFRRSRSKSDSNSVSTPTINYDFLYPLSQREEQNLWSQFIGSFDYDVVLKAEDIEHINAKHLDPILAFQSNLQMNRDQLEKLKTQTDALIQNINDCFAEYKQISDDTLDFDVSANELLDKQNLYQQKYNKIHSNLKHFEHLDSITKSLSKSGSHLLTNRRSYFINDILLSLDDSLDFMEMHPEFRDCELYKSRFRQCMTRALTLIRNYLRNELRSVNESVNVKLKQTSDDSKQVVTIDLLIYNEFNNYLKHSEEVFHELAEELFKRSTKHDEYNGLINDVLATYFQIRARLLKQYIDKTSTIGDLYTKLLKTDLVQMCQDQISYFKKIIEKEFSLFIKFFNPSFYEDELKSMIWGEFYTFLKNVLDPLYDGIRLWVLKEVNISSLCQLTTLLQKYYEFEDLDDPNGSLVDSQSYFGIVQSDTLKYGVLFQPLLDDAQHRLIFRIQNYIDTKLMKYKPSAMDLKIGYKKQSKIKFINPLDVDYEENLFPGVYLPLAKAMTILSNIYELINSAVFDDIAHYIVHACIVLLKGEYSKLIIAHLGVIEGKLSYLHNLIILRNQIKNFDIHFTRNDYTIDFTSGISDIWNLLRRRSTEHRHEGFFEIAKKTVPKVINNMIDANYEIEVELNAAVSEFLTYCSNDICAPILQNKENTINNKSLSQFKDNIIIKIPNLYNDIKSIINDPAVTHFLMNSLSDLILMTYEEFLKNVNVQTWQSQDDGVLDFMELDALSGFIGDTVNQLYEDEQHDAPKFNEEILANLELDDTDAEGLGNTPNVLEMTSNNLNSNDQPHEYEEQAHIINKSPSPTSAK